In Sporocytophaga myxococcoides, the DNA window GCTTGTTAATCAGAAAATAGATTATTGTAAAAATGGATTAGAACTTATTAAAAATCCTCAAAAAGTTACAATCACGAATCTTGGGGCTGGAGTTAATTCAAAATATGCAGATTACGTGCCCGCAGTTTCAGTAGATGAAAGCATACTGGTGTTTACATCGAGGAGAGATAATTCAACAGGTGGTGAAAAATTTCCTGACGACAACCAGTACTACGAAGATATTTATATTTCTCAAAAAGATAATGGTGTATGGGGGCCTTCAGTTCAGTTTGGTGATGGTATAAACACTTCTACACACGATGCTTGTGTGGGTATATCACCGGATGGTCAGGAAATCTACTTATATAAGATAGACAATGGAGGGGATTTATTTGTAAGTGAACTGAATGGTAGTGAATGGAAAACTCCTAAATCATTAGGCAGTCAGGTTAATTCCTCTTCCAGGGAAAGCAGTGCAAGTATTTCAGCGGACAATAAGACCTTATTTTTTACCAGTGACAGAAAAGGTGTTGGGGCTATGGATATCTATATGACAAGGAGACAAGCGAACGGAGAATGGGGCAAACCGATTCTTCTGGGGCCACAGATCAACACACCTCTTGATGAGGAAAGTCCTTTCATTCATGCAGATGGGAAAACACTTTATTTCAGCTCCAAAGGTCATAACTCAATGGGAGGTTTTGATATATTTTCCGTTTCCATTGATATAGAAACCGGAGAAATACTTTCCGAGCCTGTTAATGTTGGGTATCCTATTAATACAGCGGGTGATGATGTATTCTTTGTCTGGTCTGCTGACAACAAGAGAGCTTATTTCAGCTCTGAGAGGGAAGGAGGCTTTGGAATGAAAGATATATATATGTTGGAAAGAAATGCAAAGGCTTCACTTGCGGTATTAAAAGGGGTAATTATGAATTCCGAAACCAAGTCACCTGTAGCTGCAACGATTATAGTTTCAGACATTAATAAGAAAAAAATTCTTGGCGCTTATAACTCTAATAGTAGCACTGGTAAATATACAATCGTGTTACCTGCAGGTAAAAACTATGGAGTATCTGTGGAAGCTTTAGGGTATTTGTTTTATTCAAAAAATATAAATATCCCATCATTAAATGAATACGTTGAAATGAATGATTCCATCTTTTTGGAAAAAGTTGTGAAAGGTAAAAGAATGATATTGCGAAATGTGTTTTTTGATGTAAATAAATCAACATTAAGGGATGAATCATTGCCGGAGCTGGACAGGCTGTTAGAAATGTTAAAAGCAAACCCGAATATTAAGGTTCGGATTGGCGGATATACGGATAACGATGGAAATGACGAACATAATCTCAAGCTTTCAGAAAGCCGTGCAAAAAGTGTTTATGATTATCTGATATCTAAAGGAATTCCTAATGAACAGCTTTCTTATAAAGGCTTTGGTAAAGAACATCCAATTGCACCTAACGATACTCCTGAAAATAAACAATTAAACAGAAGGACAGAAGCAGAAATTATAGAATAGAAATGAGCCCCGTTAGTTGGGGCTTTTTCTTTATGTTTATTGTGGTCCAAACAATTTATAAGGAACATCGTTTTTTAAAAACAGTGTTACT includes these proteins:
- a CDS encoding OmpA family protein, which gives rise to MKRILRIYCLLFFLSLQSTFNAFAQDKDIAKIQSQVDELIKAGEYEDALEPILKLTSLKPEDPEIAYKTGVIYFNLKDAIKAQPYFEKAKNGGAKASDLALFIGDCYHLSHKLEEAINAYEGYKATLKLKEKDKLKLVNQKIDYCKNGLELIKNPQKVTITNLGAGVNSKYADYVPAVSVDESILVFTSRRDNSTGGEKFPDDNQYYEDIYISQKDNGVWGPSVQFGDGINTSTHDACVGISPDGQEIYLYKIDNGGDLFVSELNGSEWKTPKSLGSQVNSSSRESSASISADNKTLFFTSDRKGVGAMDIYMTRRQANGEWGKPILLGPQINTPLDEESPFIHADGKTLYFSSKGHNSMGGFDIFSVSIDIETGEILSEPVNVGYPINTAGDDVFFVWSADNKRAYFSSEREGGFGMKDIYMLERNAKASLAVLKGVIMNSETKSPVAATIIVSDINKKKILGAYNSNSSTGKYTIVLPAGKNYGVSVEALGYLFYSKNINIPSLNEYVEMNDSIFLEKVVKGKRMILRNVFFDVNKSTLRDESLPELDRLLEMLKANPNIKVRIGGYTDNDGNDEHNLKLSESRAKSVYDYLISKGIPNEQLSYKGFGKEHPIAPNDTPENKQLNRRTEAEIIE